The Pseudomonadota bacterium genome includes a region encoding these proteins:
- a CDS encoding tyrosine phenol-lyase produces MDLSLMAEPFKIKMVESIRMTTRADREKAIREAGYNTFLLRSEDVWIDLLTDSGTAAMSDYQWAGMMQGDEAYAGSRNFYFMEEVIRDVMGYRHIVPAHQGRGAENILSKAMIKPGDHVAGNMYFTTTRLHQELAGATFHDVIVDEANDPGAELPFKGNADMAKLERFIAEFGAGNIPYVSIGAPVNMAGGQPVSMANIKEVSKLCRRHGIKVILDAARILENCYFIQKREKGFEKRTIKEICREFCSHTDGCTMSAKKDAYVNMGGWLAMNDEGLFTRAKELVVVYEGLHTYGGMAGRDMEACARGLKEAAESEHVVSWRVGQVERLGEMLVAAGIPIVRPVGGHAVFLDARAFLDHIPQDEFPAQTLAAAIYVESGVRSMERGIVSAGRDPLTGENRVPRLELVRLAVPRRAYTNSHMDVVAEAVKIVWRKRRQVKGLRMTYEPGALRFFQARFEPL; encoded by the coding sequence ATGGACCTGAGCCTCATGGCCGAGCCGTTCAAGATCAAGATGGTCGAGAGCATCAGGATGACCACCCGCGCGGATCGCGAGAAGGCGATCCGCGAGGCGGGCTACAACACGTTCCTCCTCAGGAGCGAGGACGTCTGGATCGATCTGCTCACGGACTCCGGCACTGCGGCGATGAGCGACTACCAGTGGGCGGGCATGATGCAGGGCGACGAGGCGTACGCAGGGAGCAGGAACTTCTATTTCATGGAAGAGGTGATCCGGGACGTCATGGGGTACAGGCACATCGTCCCGGCGCACCAGGGGCGCGGGGCCGAGAACATCCTCTCCAAGGCGATGATAAAGCCGGGCGACCACGTGGCCGGCAACATGTACTTCACGACAACGAGGCTGCACCAGGAGCTGGCGGGCGCCACCTTCCACGACGTCATCGTCGACGAGGCCAACGACCCGGGGGCCGAGCTCCCGTTCAAGGGCAACGCCGACATGGCGAAGCTCGAGCGGTTCATCGCGGAATTCGGGGCCGGGAACATACCCTACGTGAGCATCGGCGCGCCGGTGAACATGGCCGGCGGCCAGCCGGTCTCCATGGCGAACATCAAAGAGGTGTCGAAGCTCTGCCGCAGGCACGGCATCAAGGTCATCCTGGACGCCGCCCGCATCCTGGAGAACTGCTACTTCATACAAAAGCGCGAGAAGGGATTTGAGAAGAGGACCATCAAGGAGATCTGCCGCGAGTTCTGCTCCCACACCGACGGGTGCACGATGTCGGCAAAGAAGGACGCCTACGTGAACATGGGCGGATGGCTCGCGATGAACGACGAGGGGCTCTTCACGAGGGCCAAGGAGCTGGTCGTAGTCTACGAGGGGCTGCACACCTACGGCGGGATGGCGGGCCGGGACATGGAGGCGTGCGCGCGCGGCCTCAAGGAGGCTGCGGAGAGCGAGCACGTGGTGAGCTGGCGCGTGGGACAGGTCGAGCGCCTCGGCGAGATGCTCGTCGCGGCCGGCATACCGATAGTGAGGCCGGTGGGCGGGCATGCGGTGTTCCTCGACGCCAGGGCATTCCTCGACCACATCCCCCAGGACGAGTTCCCCGCGCAGACGCTCGCCGCCGCCATATACGTCGAGAGCGGAGTGCGCTCCATGGAGCGGGGCATCGTGTCCGCGGGCCGAGACCCGCTTACAGGGGAGAACCGCGTGCCCAGGCTCGAGCTGGTCAGGCTCGCCGTCCCCAGGCGCGCCTACACCAACTCGCACATGGACGTCGTCGCCGAGGCCGTGAAGATCGTCTGGCGGAAGAGAAGACAGGTGAAGGGGCTCAGGATGACCTACGAGCCCGGGGCGCTGCGCTTCTTCCAGGCCCGTTTCGAGCCGCTCTGA
- a CDS encoding aminopeptidase codes for RVGEFAIGTNVALTKLIGNLLQDEKFPGVHVALGSPYPDKTGASWESKAHNDGVMRDPTVVVDGSTIMERGRFTI; via the coding sequence CCGCGTCGGCGAGTTCGCGATCGGCACCAACGTGGCGCTCACGAAGCTCATAGGCAACCTGCTGCAGGACGAGAAGTTCCCCGGCGTGCACGTCGCGCTGGGCAGCCCCTACCCCGACAAGACCGGGGCCTCCTGGGAGAGCAAGGCGCACAACGACGGCGTGATGCGCGACCCGACGGTCGTCGTGGACGGCAGTACGATAATGGAGAGGGGCAGGTTCACGATATAG
- the groES gene encoding co-chaperone GroES gives MGAQIRPLHDRILVERLTNEEKTKGGIIIPDTAKEKPQEGKVIAVGNGKILDNGQTVKLEVKTGDKILFTKYAGSEIKIDGIEYTIMREDDVLGIVGA, from the coding sequence ATGGGAGCACAGATCAGACCGCTTCACGACCGCATCCTCGTAGAGCGCCTCACCAACGAGGAGAAGACAAAGGGCGGGATCATCATCCCTGACACCGCCAAGGAGAAGCCGCAGGAGGGCAAGGTCATCGCAGTGGGCAACGGCAAGATCCTGGACAACGGCCAGACCGTGAAGCTCGAGGTGAAGACCGGCGACAAGATCCTCTTCACCAAGTACGCGGGCAGCGAGATCAAGATCGACGGCATCGAGTACACGATCATGCGCGAGGACGACGTCCTCGGGATCGTAGGCGCATAA
- the groL gene encoding chaperonin GroEL (60 kDa chaperone family; promotes refolding of misfolded polypeptides especially under stressful conditions; forms two stacked rings of heptamers to form a barrel-shaped 14mer; ends can be capped by GroES; misfolded proteins enter the barrel where they are refolded when GroES binds), translating into MSAKELLFSQDARDKILRGVNALADAVKVTLGPKGRNVVLDKSFGSPVVTKDGVTVAKEIELGDKFENMGAQMVKEVASKTSDIAGDGTTTATVLAQYIYHEGAKLVAAGHNPMALKRGIEKAVEYTIDQLKKNSKPTKDQKEIAQVGTISANNDETIGSIIAEAMSKVGKEGVITVEEAKGMDTTLDVVEGMQFDRGYLSPYFVTDPERMEAALENPLILIHEKKISSMKDLLPVLEQVAKIGRPLLIIAEDIEGEALATLVVNKLRGTLQVAAVKAPGFGDRRKAMLEDIATLTGGRFIAEELGFKLDSMTTKDLGQAKRITIDKENTTIVDGAGSKDAIEGRIKQIRAQIEETTSDYDREKLQERLAKLVGGVAVINVGAATETEMKEKKARVEDALHATRAAVEEGIVAGGGVALIRATSGLDNFKAKLTEEEWEGVQIIRRAAEYPCRWIAQNAGWEGAVVVNHVKAAKANEGFNAQSCQYEDLMTSGIIDPTKVVRSALQNAASVAGLMITTEAMVTEKPKEEKAMPPMPHGGMGDMY; encoded by the coding sequence ATGTCAGCAAAGGAACTGCTCTTCAGTCAGGACGCCCGCGACAAGATCCTGCGCGGCGTAAACGCGCTGGCCGACGCGGTCAAGGTCACGCTGGGCCCCAAGGGCCGAAACGTCGTGCTGGACAAGTCGTTCGGCAGCCCGGTAGTCACCAAGGACGGAGTGACGGTCGCCAAGGAGATAGAGCTCGGCGACAAGTTCGAGAACATGGGCGCGCAGATGGTCAAGGAAGTGGCCTCCAAGACCTCCGACATCGCGGGCGACGGCACCACCACCGCCACGGTGCTGGCCCAGTACATCTATCATGAAGGCGCGAAGCTGGTGGCGGCCGGCCACAACCCGATGGCCCTCAAGCGCGGCATCGAAAAGGCGGTCGAGTACACCATCGACCAGCTCAAGAAGAACTCCAAGCCGACGAAGGACCAGAAGGAGATCGCTCAGGTCGGGACCATCTCGGCCAACAACGACGAGACCATCGGCAGCATCATCGCCGAGGCGATGAGCAAGGTGGGCAAGGAGGGCGTCATCACGGTCGAAGAGGCCAAGGGCATGGACACCACCCTCGACGTGGTCGAGGGCATGCAGTTCGACCGCGGCTATCTCTCCCCCTACTTCGTGACAGACCCGGAGAGGATGGAGGCGGCCCTCGAGAACCCGCTCATCCTCATCCACGAGAAGAAGATCTCCAGCATGAAGGACCTGCTGCCGGTGCTCGAGCAGGTCGCCAAGATCGGCCGTCCCCTGCTCATCATCGCCGAGGACATCGAGGGCGAGGCGCTGGCCACGCTGGTCGTCAACAAGCTGCGCGGCACGCTCCAGGTCGCGGCCGTGAAGGCCCCGGGCTTCGGCGATCGCCGCAAGGCCATGCTCGAGGACATAGCCACCCTCACCGGCGGCCGCTTCATCGCCGAGGAGCTCGGCTTCAAGCTCGACAGCATGACGACAAAGGACCTAGGCCAGGCGAAGCGCATCACCATCGACAAGGAGAACACCACGATCGTCGACGGCGCAGGCAGCAAGGACGCCATCGAGGGGCGCATCAAGCAGATCCGCGCGCAGATCGAGGAGACGACCTCCGACTATGACCGCGAGAAGCTTCAGGAGAGGCTCGCCAAGCTCGTGGGCGGAGTCGCGGTCATCAACGTCGGGGCCGCCACCGAGACCGAGATGAAGGAGAAGAAGGCCCGCGTAGAGGACGCGCTCCACGCTACCCGCGCGGCGGTCGAGGAAGGCATCGTCGCCGGCGGCGGCGTGGCACTCATCAGGGCCACCTCGGGCCTCGACAACTTCAAGGCGAAGCTCACCGAAGAGGAGTGGGAGGGAGTGCAGATCATCCGCAGGGCCGCCGAGTATCCCTGCCGCTGGATCGCGCAGAACGCCGGCTGGGAAGGCGCGGTGGTGGTGAACCACGTAAAGGCCGCGAAGGCGAACGAGGGGTTCAACGCCCAGTCCTGCCAGTACGAGGACCTCATGACCTCCGGCATCATCGACCCCACGAAGGTCGTCCGCTCCGCGCTCCAGAACGCAGCCTCAGTCGCCGGCCTCATGATCACCACCGAGGCGATGGTGACCGAGAAGCCGAAGGAGGAGAAGGCCATGCCCCCGATGCCGCATGGCGGGATGGGAGACATGTACTAG